A portion of the Carya illinoinensis cultivar Pawnee chromosome 11, C.illinoinensisPawnee_v1, whole genome shotgun sequence genome contains these proteins:
- the LOC122282619 gene encoding protein DELETION OF SUV3 SUPPRESSOR 1(I)-like has product MATEPKAATEDAKMDLFEDDDEFEEFEINEEWEDKEEGKDVTQQWEDDWDDDDVNDDFSLQLRRELENNTEKKN; this is encoded by the exons ATGGCGACGGAGCCCAAGGCAGCAACTGAGGACGCGAAGATGGATTTGTTCGAGGACGATGATGAGTTCGAAGAGTTCGAGATCAATGAAG AGTGGGAAGACAAGGAGGAAGGGAAAGACGTGACACAGCAGTGGGAAGATGATTGGGATGATGATGATGTCAATGATGACTTCTCTCTGCAGCTGAGGAGGGAACTGGAGAACAATACGGAGAAGAAGAACTAA
- the LOC122281027 gene encoding bidirectional sugar transporter SWEET5 — MVDTETTRTIVGVLGNILALGLFASPIPTFIKIYQAKSVEDFKPDPYLATVLNCALWCIYGLPFVHPDSYLVISINSAGLVIELIYLIIFFIYSPFSKRRKIIIALVIETIFIICVVVIALQVFHTTKDRSMIVGILCIIFNIVMYASPLTVMRMVIRTKSVKYMPFTLSLANFCDTVVWMIYSLLKFDVYILIPNVLGAFSGLVQLILYAIYYRPTQWDTTARETQLFYA, encoded by the exons ATGGTTGACACTGAGACAACTAGAACCATTGTGGGTGTCCTCG GGAATATTCTCGCTCTTGGCTTGTTTGCCTCTCCAat CCCAACATTCATAAAAATATACCAGGCAAAATCAGTGGAAGACTTCAAGCCTGATCCATACTTAGCAACAGTACTCAACTGCGCATTGTGGTGCATCTACGGTCTTCCCTTTGTGCATCCAGACAGTTATCTTGTCATCTCAATCAATAGCGCTGGCCTTGTAATCGAGCTCATCTAtctcatcatcttcttcatatATTCTCCCTTCTCTAAGCGT CGGAAGATCATCATTGCTCTTGTGATTGAAACCATCTTCATTATCTGCGTAGTTGTCATCGCCCTGCAAGTTTTCCATACCACCAAAGACAGATCCATGATAGTTGGGATATTATGTATTATCTTCAATATCGTGATGTATGCTTCACCCTTGACAGTCATG CGCATGGTCATTAGGACAAAGAGTGTGAAGTACATGCCATTCACTCTCTCACTGGCAAACTTCTGCGATACTGTTGTTTGGATGATTTATTCGCTCCTAAAGTTCGATGTCTACATCTTG ATTCCCAATGTTTTGGGAGCGTTTTCTGGTTTGGTGCAGCTCATTCTGTATGCCATTTACTACAGGCCGACTCAATGGGACACAACAGCTCGTGAGACCCAACTCTTTTATGCATAA
- the LOC122282139 gene encoding RING-H2 finger protein ATL40-like, with protein sequence MEIFIYVILLFAGIAVLIVIHVCIAGIVHRRRNNQGDHDHNHNMVTISNEKKTMSKDDMKRLPCFEYKVTEKENASSVDCAVCLENFMMGDKCRLLPNCKHSFHVQCIDSWVLKTPVCPICRTCANPSLKIEVV encoded by the coding sequence ATGGAGATATTCATCTATGTGATTCTATTGTTTGCTGGTATTGCTGTATTGATAGTAATACACGTTTGTATAGCTGGGATAGTTCATAGGAGAAGGAATAATCAAGGTGATCATGACCATAATCATAATATGGTTACAATCAGCAATGAGAAGAAAACAATGTCCAAAGATGATATGAAAAGGCTTCCTTGCTTTGAGTACAAGGTAACAGAAAAAGAGAATGCTAGCTCAGTTGATTGTGCTGTGTGCCTGGAGAACTTCATGATGGGTGATAAGTGCAGATTACTGCCAAATTGTAAACACAGTTTCCATGTTCAGTGCATAGATTCATGGGTGTTGAAGACACCAGTCTGTCCAATCTGTCGAACTTGTGCCAATCCTAGTCTGAAGATTGAAGTGGTTTGA